From the genome of Alkalibaculum bacchi:
CTGTCGATTATAACCAAAGAGCATATGCAAAATACCGCAGATTTCTTAATGACAAAGCCATATAGCAGGAAGCAGATATTTCTTTCAAAGATGGCAGCGGGTTTATGTGCGATATTCATTATAGCCATTGCATATTGCATTGGTGGATTTGTGGCAATGTTCATCGCAACAGGTGGTGGCTTTGATAATGCTATATTCGCACTTTTATCACTTGTATTTCCTCTTTTGCAAGTTCTTTTTCTACTGATTGGCGTTCTAATCGGCGTAATTATTTCAAGGGTTGGCTCTACATTACCGCTTGCGCTGGGGGCTGCTTTTGGACTTTATGTTACAGGGCTGTTTTCAAATGTCGTCAATAGTGATATTGCAAGGCGGTTTTCACCGTTCCGATATTTTAACAGCAACTATATTATGGAAAATACACAATACGAAAGCAGTTACTTGATATTATATATCGTATTGCTTGTAATTTCCATAGTAGCAAGCTATATGATTTACATGAAAAAAGATATAAAGATGGTACTTTAGAAAGGGGGTACAGATATGAAAGCAATTGTTTTCAGAGAGTTAAAGGCAAACCGAAAAGGCCTTTTTATGTGGATGTTTGGAATGCTGTTCATGGTGGCGATTGGAGCCGCAGAATACGGAACCGTTGTAGAAAATGCGGTGTCTATTATGCCGATGATGGACGCGCTGCCTCGCATTGTAAAAGTAATATTCGGCATGGATATTCTGCCCATAGATACACCCCTCGGTTACTATGTTTGTATGTACTTATGGTATAGCATGGTGGCTTTTGCTCATGCGATAGTGTTGGGGGCAACCATTATAGCAAAAGAAGAAAGGGACAGGACCGCGGAATTTATATATACAATGCCGTATTCGCGCAAAACCATTATCAGTGGAAAAATCATCGCAGCCGCAATTAATGTTCTATGTATGACAATTTTTACATTTTTGTGTATTATCCTTACATTGGTCTCTCAAATGAACGGCGAGAGTATCATGCCCGAAATTTTGACGACTATGATTGGTATGTTTTTTGCACAAATGTTATGCCTTGCTCTTGGATTGTTTTTTTCGTCTCTGTTCAATTATCACCGCACAGCAATGTCAATGGCGATTTCATTCTTTGCGTTGTCGTTTGTTTTAGCAACAGTTATTGAATTTGTAGGAAATATGGAGTTTTTGAATTTTCTGACCCCATTCCGATATTTCTTTGCTCCATATGTTGTGACAAATGGGATCAGTTCAGTATATCTACTACTAAGCCTATTCTTCGCTGCAGTTTTCGTTTTCCTCACCTATAAGCTATACAAAAAAAGAGATATACATTGCTAAATGAAATGGCTTTGACAAAAAAAGCTGAATGGATACTTTGTCCTGCTTGCCAAAACAAGACTCGGATTAAAGTTCACGAGGACACAGTATTGTTAAATTTCCCATTATTTTGCCCGAAATGCAAACATGAAACTTTAATTAATGTACAACAAATGAATATGTCAGTTATCAAAGAGCCAGACGCAAAGACGCAGAGCCGATAGTATGCAAGGTTAGAATTGCAGTTATCGGTTCTTTTTTGGCTCTACAATATAGCACCTAAACACAAAACCGTTGCCATACAACGATATTGCGTTTTGAGATGTTGCAGCGGTTTGAAACACTACATTTCGACTGCTGTTTTCCCTTTTTTAAAAATTGGTTTTCGGGGGGTCTATTAAATTTACCCTTTTTTAGGACACGGCGGTATCGAAGGAGGTATTGCCGTGTATATTTTTACTTACTATAGGGCATACAAATTCTATCCATTAAAAAAAGGCTATATCCCCCAACGAGATATTATTGCCATCTATATGAACACATACATCATTCAATAAACATAAACAGTTCCACTAATGCTCGACTGCATTTTCAGTCGGGCATTTTTGCGTTTGTTTTTAATTGTTTTCAAAAACTTTCTCAAAAGTTTGGCAGTTTTTCATTTCTCACCGTAATAGTGGTGAAAGGGGAAAAAGGAAGTCACCGCCCGAAAGGGGGTGAGAATGTGAAACCTAATAACCATGAGCAAGACAAGCAACACGCCTTTGATAGCTTTTGTAAAAAAGTATTGAAGCATGAAGCAAGGGATTATTACGATGAATTGAAGCGGCAACGTAGTCGAGAAACAACTTTTTCAGATTTGTCTACAAAGGAATTGGAACAGCTTTATACAGTGGATAAATACCTTGTTACTGAGCAGATTTTTAATGTTCTAGGGCTTGATATCATTGTTACAGATGATGCTATCATCGAGGCACTACAAAGTTTATCGGAGCATAAAAGAGATATTATCCTGCTTTCCTATTTTCTTGAATTGTCTGACCGAGAAATTGGGGACAAGCTAAATATGCTACGTTCTACTGTTCAGTATCAAAGGACACGAACCTTGCAACAGCTAAAAACCTTTATGGGAGGAGATATCTATGGGCAACAAGACAAGAAGTAATCATCTGCTTTCCTACCCTCTTATCGTATTGTGTCGGTTGAGGAATAGGAAGACAAATCTTTCACATCATTTTGAGTTCTTTTTCTATTAGCCTGCTTGTGCATTTTACTCTGAACAGTATTAGAATAATCAGTTTTATAAACGAAAGTTAGCTTATATGGATTAGCATTTTCGTCCTCATCAATCTCACCAACAATAACCTTATCTACAATACTTTCAAATACACAGCGATCAAATTCTGTTAAAACTTCATTCTTCTCAAGCACCTTTTTAAAGTGTTCAATTCTTTTTTCTAAGTCAATTTCTTCTTTAGACGACTTCTCCAACTGCTCTTTTTCACTTGACAGTTCCTCTAAAGTTGATTCTATCTCACCATATTTCATTTCATAGGTTGCTTTATCTATTATTTCTTCCAAACGCATATCAATCAACCTGTTGCGTTTCTGCTCTATGGCTTGGATTTCATTTTCAATCTTAGTCAGTCGTTTTTGAAAATCATTGCCACTTAAAACACTTTCCATTCTTTTTAGAAGTTCATCTAACACATCAGAATTATTATAGCATAACAATTTATATGATTCTACAAAAGCATCTTCAATAATCTTTTCTTCGATTGCTTTGCAAAGGGGACAATATTTTTTGCCTTTCTTTGTGGCGGTTACACACTGCCAGATTACTTTTTTATTTTTAGTACCACTGTGCCAGTTTCTACGAGACAAATTACTTCCACAAAAGGCACATTCTAACATACTACTAAAGGCATATTTTCTGCTGTATTTTTCACGCTTTCCGTTTTGAACGCCACGATGTTTAGCACCCCTTTTACTTAGAATTGCCTGTGCTTTATCAAATACTTCTTCACTGATAATAGGCTCATGATGGTCCTTTACATAGAATTGATCCTCTTCACCATGGTTATCTAGCCTTCTTTTTGAAATAGGGTCAACTGTAAAAGTTTTGCCTTGCAAAACATCACCTTTATATTTTTCATTTTTAATAATTCCTAAAACTCCTGTATCATGCCATTGACTGTTACCATATTTGGTTTTATATCCAAGCTTGGTTAACTCTTTTGCGATTACATAAGCACCAGCACCTTCTGTATACCGTTCAAATATATATCTCACAATCTCTGCTTCAGCTTCATTAATAGAAATGCTCTTATCAATAATATCATAATCATACCCCAAGCAGCTTGCAAAACCAACCAGTTCACCACGCTTCATTTTCATCTTTAAGCCTTTTTTAACATTGGCTGAAATATTCTCAACCTCCTGCTGTGCTACAGAACTTAATATGACAAGCAGTAATTCACCGTCCATTGTCATAGTATTAATGTTTTCTTCTTCAAAAAATACAGCAATATTTCTTTCTTTCAACATACGTACATATTTCAATGTATCCAAAGTATTTCTTGCAAATCTTGATATGGATTTAGTAATAACCATATCGATCTTTCCATCCATACAATCATTAATCATTCGCTGAAAATCTTCACGCTTTGTCACCTGTGTACCGGTTATAGCTTCATCAGCATAAATATCCACAAGTATCCAATCTTTACGACTATTTACTAAATCCTCATAATACATAACCTGAGATTTATAGCTGCTTAATTGTTCCTCTGAATCCGTACTAACCCTTGCATAAGGAGCAACACGTAAAATGTCCTCTAGCTTTCCAGCTGTACGTTCAGATATTTTTTTATTTGCTCTGATTACTTCAACTTCATGCATTATAACCTCCTCCTTTCAGATTTCATCATTACGGAATCAGTATAATAATTTATTGTCTAGATGACAATTATGTCAATTAAGATGTCAGGTCTGAAATAATACCATAATCATGCATAAGCTTATTTTTGATTAGTGTAAATTCTTTTTCTGTTATCAAAGCCAGAGACAATAATTGTCCCAACATGGCAATTTGCATACTATATCGAATCAATCTATCTTTCATGGAAATCCCCCTTTTATCTCCAGTACTTTTAAATTTACAGAATTAGGAGTAGGCTAATAATTTAATACGCATACAACTCGCATAAGCAAAAATACCACTAGCCTACATTTCATTTTTATATTAATTTAGATTTTTATTTAAAATATATCGTTTATTTTTAGTAAAGACGGACGGCTGTTGGCACAGCTCCACGGGAATTTAACCCTTTCGACGGTCTGCCGAAACCCTACCCATTGCCTGCGACGCTTTTAACGCTCGGACTGTGGCTATAGGGGAGTATCATTGTCCCATTTATATGTCATCGCCTACAAACTGCTATATTTGCATTGCGATCTGATATTGTTCGCTCACCCTAAATAGAAGTCATGGCGTATCAATCACTTGGCTCGATATAAATGGAATGTATCCGTTTTAACCTATACTGCAAAGCCGTTATCTGACCTGCTTTCTTTGTCAAGGAACATTTGTCTAATAACAAAACTGTTAATAGAAAATAGGGAAAGGGGAGCATATTTCCTATGTCAAGCTACGTTAAAAGTCAAGATTTTGGTAATTAGCTTAGTTTCTAATCTGCGTCGTAATGCTTCATCTACGCACAAATGCTGATTACCACTTTTATCGTAAAGCTGCCTCGTGGACAATGCAGCTATGTACCCTTCATAATGTTTCAGAACGGCATTGATAGCATCCACATCACCACTTGCAGCCACGTGGAGACGGTGGTATTGATGTCAAGGGTTGATAAGTGAGTGTGCGGAAAGTACACTAATACCGGGCTTTCAAGGTTTGAGAGAAAAAATTCGATGGGCGAAAATCATAAAAATATCGGTTCGTGGGAACAAGTCCAAAGGCATGATTTTGAACGCGACAGAGCAATTTAGATGTCGGTGTCTAGCGAGTGGCCAGTTTAGATAACATGTGTTTGCGAGTGATCGATTTAGATGTTTTTCGGGTTTTTTGAGGTTGCGTGAACAGGTTGGATGTTGGGTATATATTTTAATTTATGATTTATCTTTACACAGATAGTTGGAAGGAGTAAAAAAACATGAAAGATTTTCAAATGTTCTTGGATAGTATTCGTGAGCCGGATAATAGAGAGCGAATGGAAAACATCCTGAAATATGTTAAAGAGAAGTTTCGTCAATTGAAAGAAGAAATCAAATGGAATCAACCTATGTTTAGTGACCATGGAACTTTTATTATTGGTTTTAGCGTTGCTAAAGGGCATATAGCTGTGGCACCTGAAGCAGTAGTCATTAGTCTTTCTAAAAAGGAAATTGAGCAAGCTGGATATTCTCACACAAAGGAGCTGTTTAGAATCAAATGGACAGATCAAGTGGATTTTGATCTGTTACACAAACTTGTTAATTATAATATAGAGAACAAAAAAGATATGATAAAATTTTGGAGATAAAGGAGGCGTTTATATGGCAGAACTGAAGACCAAGCAGCACGACGGAGATGTTTTTGAATTCATTACAACCTTTGCGAATACCGAGCAAAAGCGTGTGGATAGTTTTGAAATTGTGAAGCTGATGCAAAAGGTTACAGGACATCCACCCAAAATGTGGGGTACTTCGATGATTGGATTTGGCAGCTATCATTATAAATCCGATCGTAGCAGACAAGTAGGAGATTGGCCATTAGTTGCATTTTCACCGCGCAAAGCAGCAATATCTTTATATGTATT
Proteins encoded in this window:
- a CDS encoding ABC transporter permease subunit; protein product: MCVFRFELKQYKTSIIIWALVLSLAIMFILPMFSGIMTEDKSSVVSSLQDNPMMDAMGISAENFFSPLGVYAFLSSFLMLAASIHAINLGLSIITKEHMQNTADFLMTKPYSRKQIFLSKMAAGLCAIFIIAIAYCIGGFVAMFIATGGGFDNAIFALLSLVFPLLQVLFLLIGVLIGVIISRVGSTLPLALGAAFGLYVTGLFSNVVNSDIARRFSPFRYFNSNYIMENTQYESSYLILYIVLLVISIVASYMIYMKKDIKMVL
- a CDS encoding ABC transporter permease subunit yields the protein MKAIVFRELKANRKGLFMWMFGMLFMVAIGAAEYGTVVENAVSIMPMMDALPRIVKVIFGMDILPIDTPLGYYVCMYLWYSMVAFAHAIVLGATIIAKEERDRTAEFIYTMPYSRKTIISGKIIAAAINVLCMTIFTFLCIILTLVSQMNGESIMPEILTTMIGMFFAQMLCLALGLFFSSLFNYHRTAMSMAISFFALSFVLATVIEFVGNMEFLNFLTPFRYFFAPYVVTNGISSVYLLLSLFFAAVFVFLTYKLYKKRDIHC
- a CDS encoding cysteine-rich KTR domain-containing protein; translated protein: MALTKKAEWILCPACQNKTRIKVHEDTVLLNFPLFCPKCKHETLINVQQMNMSVIKEPDAKTQSR
- a CDS encoding RNA polymerase sigma factor yields the protein MKPNNHEQDKQHAFDSFCKKVLKHEARDYYDELKRQRSRETTFSDLSTKELEQLYTVDKYLVTEQIFNVLGLDIIVTDDAIIEALQSLSEHKRDIILLSYFLELSDREIGDKLNMLRSTVQYQRTRTLQQLKTFMGGDIYGQQDKK
- a CDS encoding recombinase family protein encodes the protein MHEVEVIRANKKISERTAGKLEDILRVAPYARVSTDSEEQLSSYKSQVMYYEDLVNSRKDWILVDIYADEAITGTQVTKREDFQRMINDCMDGKIDMVITKSISRFARNTLDTLKYVRMLKERNIAVFFEEENINTMTMDGELLLVILSSVAQQEVENISANVKKGLKMKMKRGELVGFASCLGYDYDIIDKSISINEAEAEIVRYIFERYTEGAGAYVIAKELTKLGYKTKYGNSQWHDTGVLGIIKNEKYKGDVLQGKTFTVDPISKRRLDNHGEEDQFYVKDHHEPIISEEVFDKAQAILSKRGAKHRGVQNGKREKYSRKYAFSSMLECAFCGSNLSRRNWHSGTKNKKVIWQCVTATKKGKKYCPLCKAIEEKIIEDAFVESYKLLCYNNSDVLDELLKRMESVLSGNDFQKRLTKIENEIQAIEQKRNRLIDMRLEEIIDKATYEMKYGEIESTLEELSSEKEQLEKSSKEEIDLEKRIEHFKKVLEKNEVLTEFDRCVFESIVDKVIVGEIDEDENANPYKLTFVYKTDYSNTVQSKMHKQANRKRTQNDVKDLSSYSSTDTIR
- a CDS encoding conjugal transfer protein; amino-acid sequence: MKDRLIRYSMQIAMLGQLLSLALITEKEFTLIKNKLMHDYGIISDLTS
- a CDS encoding helix-turn-helix domain-containing protein, producing the protein MAASGDVDAINAVLKHYEGYIAALSTRQLYDKSGNQHLCVDEALRRRLETKLITKILTFNVA
- a CDS encoding iron chaperone — translated: MKDFQMFLDSIREPDNRERMENILKYVKEKFRQLKEEIKWNQPMFSDHGTFIIGFSVAKGHIAVAPEAVVISLSKKEIEQAGYSHTKELFRIKWTDQVDFDLLHKLVNYNIENKKDMIKFWR
- a CDS encoding DUF1801 domain-containing protein, with product MAELKTKQHDGDVFEFITTFANTEQKRVDSFEIVKLMQKVTGHPPKMWGTSMIGFGSYHYKSDRSRQVGDWPLVAFSPRKAAISLYVFSGNPEHEYLLKDLGKYTIGKACIYVKRLSDIDLEALERLMSATIEFLEDKYGRN